One Bombus pascuorum chromosome 4, iyBomPasc1.1, whole genome shotgun sequence DNA segment encodes these proteins:
- the LOC132905824 gene encoding protein still life, isoform SIF type 1 isoform X5: MGNKLSCSCAPLIRKAYRYEDSPWQAGARGGMGGSGGRRGDTGHLLRCGSLRERKRLWAEVFHVSASGAGTVKWQQVSEDLVPVNITCIQDSPECIFHITAYNSQVDKILDVRLVQPGTRIGQASECFVYWKDTMTNDTWGLNFTSPIDAKQFRECCSPSFKISRKASSSYSLKLEPPNKQKIKTRRKPLSTPASPSRSREPQCTCMTPEQLARFRSQEARYRGFCGTSTLPRTMARSTEVEMTPARDKITAATSSASLYDNVNNANVTPGKTPKAGESKQKEKQNETCQTTPKTANVGIETVTVGSQIDSPEEKGAAVSPKKGQKQSQDSSTQQNSTEMLKSEGTQAGGTLQNKSLRKEQLHHTKSADYTDLEMQNGNIFNIVNNNHSGKKSKSKSTDDMRIENAQNGGISLDSNTLKRMLKPMSSIDSPVTSPEMTRKRHSHHNYHYHPSNNNQKYVMQETENENCAHLYRAPYNNKFQASRSVHDMGRQYTGSRARTYLDSERNRCTGDMSPPSDNVIFDNQCYATTPSSSNGNSDMEQPTHCSSRRCNGGQAYQQQNMQSVSTPGSPTSRLLLEYEMHLRNTLAKGMDAESYSLRTFEALLTQSMEDLEFAKNIPLNIQRTPHVSRRRPGSNKSSTLPLSYRYCNERQNSKDRDGYYSDRNEMIREKRDREIDRDRGYLSDYNSRCTSCVGESARAQWFRHSDGWQSGSSTLGSGASSSMNPSYVGHKRDSPWDSLPSLRHEGSLNDSGYKSNRTDSLEQRGTFDRQDSVRSDYMSDRDGRYGIVQQASLESTDSRICYLTSSEMSDDDKMSLTTAVSDDDDGESVINSPYRGKQTGTAAASFNCTGAVRKAGFLSVKKWLLRKKHQIELARKRGWKGYWVCLKGTTLLFYPCDSQESRAMEAAPKHLIIVDGAIMQPIPEHPKRDYIFCLSTAFGDAYLFQAPCQVELENWVNSIHSACAAAFARHRGKTGTLHLLQEEIFRLEKAIESDHKLKHMADLQQSVVSDVETKQQINNQIVQWEENLERLHCEQFRLRCYMASLQSGELPNPKSLLTHVSRATKQTLNKLGVFTVSSFHAFICARSPSLLNNLLAGRGATKRRPPLLSRSNSGSSRRSLQISSRDDEKTVKVYVPENQLVSVFVRDAMTVEEFLASACNRKNLNPMEHFVRVKKRRDMEDHNYFVPHRTDMIETYLHTHEIVEVCAKILYQVELQRNTLEQMWGFSVEAELIENSDRQDELCCYVSRVEDKSVAMQNGIIKGDEIMVINGAIVSDLDMMYLESVLQEEVGLCMMMRSSRTEPPDLTGIMRVTDDIIESLVCPPPPSDPPVISEEMISGLIVPAPGWSKESIAQECTSAAHMENGKQTSRTNSFEIENLLKTAEQVTGICRSPGETRKSSPTGSVVSSHSQAMTPSRQLSDAEKLKKVILELIETERTYVKNLNNLLENYLEPLKRETFLSNAEINALFGNIQEIVTFQRQFLQNLDHAIEMEVDFNNFDHPSQFKGVLFSIGSAFLYYVNHFKLYSSFCASHSKAQKVLHPNEGNQALQEFLQARNPRQQHSSTLESYLIKPIQRILKYPLLLQQLRNLTDERSEEHQHLIEALKGMEKVAEHINEMQRIHEEYGAIFDHLFRQHQKSCKQPIDLSPGDLLYYGGVEWLNISDFLGKIKKGLELHAMCFVFKSAVVFLCKERLRQKKKLMGVSTKANSSEVEIIRYQVLIPVTEVQVRASSAKDMESHFLWELIHLRSQLQRRSEKVYVLSNSTTEFRNAFLRTIRQIIRESVRNMSIPSTKQNLSQPPITISPRMSTGHVEKFEKQSASQGQNGSNSSAVTTGTLSKKTVKSQILPTSHNVKRKYSQSKQTVEHESSEDKDTEEPAGAINQQQTTFRSRSKTISDTSGEVKVEMDPGTKSEGEEDSQAFLAGSTGSQARLIQSSHQPENYQPIAVKELGSPIWKPRELPSLGESTTLPRKGKSASEFGDISSSHSASRKSLIEINNCAQQSNCNNHV; this comes from the exons ATGGGCAATAAGTTGTCTTGCAGTTGTGCTCCTCTTATCAGAAAGGCTTATCGTTACGAGGATTCACCATGGCAGGCTGGCGCGAGGGGCGGAATGGGCGGCAGCGGAGGTCGCAGGGGTGACACTGGCCACTTGCTCAGGTGCGGAAGCttaagagaaaggaagag acTGTGGGCCGAAGTGTTCCATGTAAGTGCCAGTGGAGCAGGGACTGTAAAGTGGCAGCAGGTCTCCGAGGATTTAGTTCCTGTAAATATCACATGCATTCAAGATTCGCCAGAATGTATTTTCCATATTACCGCATACAACAGTCAGGTGGACAAAATTTTGGATGTACGATTAGTTCAACCAG gTACACGTATCGGACAAGCATCAGAGTGTTTTGTTTACTGGAAAGATACAATGACCAACGATACGTGGGGATTGAATTTTACTTCTCCGATAGATGCTAAACAATTCAGAGAATGTTGC TCACCGTCGTTCAAGATTTCAAGGAAAGCGTCCTCTTCTTACTCGTTGAAGCTTGAGCCACCTAACAAACAAAAGATCAAAACCCGGAGAAAGCCCTTATCGACACCGGCATCACCGAGTAGATCCAGGGAACCTCAATGCACTTGTATGACCCCAGAACAACTTGCCAGGTTTCGAAGCCAAGAAGCTAGATATCGAGGCTTTTGTG GTACTTCTACACTTCCGCGAACTATGGCACGATCCACGGAAGTTGAAATGACACCAGCTCGTGATAAAATAACTGCAGCAACATCCAGTGCGTCCCTCTACGACAACGTTAACAATGCGAATGTAACGCCAGGAAAAACACCGAAAGCAGGCGAATCAAAGCAAAAGgagaaacaaaatgaaacCTGTCAAACTACACCAAAGACGGCAAACGTAGGAATCGAAACAGTCACCGTTGGATCACAG ATCGATAGCCCGGAAGAAAAAGGCGCTGCAGTTTCTCCGAAGAAAGGTCAGAAGCAAAGTCAAGATTCGTCTACTCAACAAAATAGTACTGAAATGTTAAAATCAGAGGGTACACAAGCCGGTGGtactttacaaaataaatctttaCGAAAAGAGCAATTACATCATACAAAGTCTGCTGATTATACAGACTTGGAAATGCAAAATGGCAATATCTTTAACATAGTGAACAATAATCACAGTGGAAAGAAATCAAAAAGCAAGAGTACGGATGATATGAGGATTGAAAATGCACAGAACGGTGGAATTAGTTTAGATTCGAATACCTTGAAAAGAATGCTGAAACCAATGTCGAGTATCGATAGTCCCGTTACATCCCCAGAGATGACCAGAAAGAGGCATAGCCATCATAATTATCATTACCACCCAAGCAATAACAATCAGAAATACGTTATGCAAGAgactgaaaatgaaaattgtgcGCATCTATATCGAGCAccatataataacaaattccAGGCATCTAGAAGCGTGCATGACATGGGACGTCAGTACACTG GCAGCAGAGCCAGGACCTATTTAGATTCGGAACGTAATCGATGCACAGGTGATATGTCGCCGCCATCGGATAATGTCATCTTCGATAATCAGTGTTACGCGACCACGCCAAGTTCGTCGAATGGAAACTCGGATATGGAACAACCGACTCACTGCAGTTCGCGTCGTTGCAATGGTGGTCAGGCGTATCAACAACAAAACATGCAATCTGTATCAACACCTGGTAGTCCAACTAGTAGGCTACTTCTCGAATATGAGATGCATCTGAGGAATACTTTGGCCAAGGGTATGGATGCCGAAAGCTACAGTTTGCGTACTTTCGAGGCCTTGCTAACGCAAAGCATGGAAGATTTAG AATTTGCGAAAAATATACCGTTGAACATTCAACGTACACCTCACGTTTCACGAAGAC GCCCCGGTTCCAATAAATCGTCAACGTTACCACTATCGTACCGTTATTGCAATGAAAGACAAAATAGTAAGGATAGGGACGGTTACTACAGCGACCGTAATGAAATGATTAGGGAgaaaagagacagagaaattGATCGAGATCGTGGATATCTTAGTGATTATAATTCTAG ATGTACCAGCTGCGTTGGAGAGTCTGCACGTGCACAATGGTTTCGCCACTCTGATGGATGGCAGTCTGGTAGTTCGACACTTGGCTCTGGTGCTTCTAGTTCTATGAATCCAAGTTACGTGGGACATAAACGAGATTCTCCGTGGGATTCCCTACCATCGCTAAGACACGAGGGCAGCCTTAACGATAGCGGATATAAATCAAATCGAACTGATTCTTTAGAACAAAG AGGAACTTTTGATAGACAAGACAGCGTGAGATCGGATTATATGTCCGATCGGGATGGCAGATATGGAATTGTTCAACAAGCTTCACTGGAGAGCACAGACTCGAGAATTTGCTACTTGACGTCCTCAGAG ATGTCAGACGATGATAAAATGTCGCTAACTACTGCCGTTAGCGATGACGACGATGGTGAAAGTGTCATAAATTCTCCATATCGAGGAAAACAGACTGGTACCGCTGCAGCTTCGTTCAATTGCACGGGAGCAGTTCGAAAAGCTGG atttttaaGCGTGAAAAAGTGGTTGTTACGAAAGAAGCATCAAATCGAGCTGGCGAGGAAGAGGGGTTGGAAAGGTTATTGGGTTTGCTTAAAGGGAACTACCCTTCTCTTCTATCCTTGTGATTCGCAAGAAAGTAGAGCCATGGAGGCAGCACCAAAACACTTGATTATAGTCGATGGTGCAATAATGCAACCAATTCCGGAACATCCAAAACGGGATTACATATTTTGCTTGAGCACCGCATTCGGCGATGCTTATTTATTTCAG GCGCCATGTCAAGTGGAACTCGAAAACTGGGTGAACAGCATACATTCAGCATGTGCCGCTGCGTTTGCACGTCATCGTGGTAAAACCGGAACCCTTCATTTATTgcaagaagaaatatttcgctTAGAGAAAGCGATAGAATCG GATCATAAACTAAAACACATGGCAGATCTTCAGCAATCTGTTGTATCCGATGTAGAAACAAAACAGCAGATTAATAATCAAATTGTTCAATGGGAAGAAAATTTGGAGCGACTTCATTGCGAGCAATTTCGACTAAGATGCTATATGGCGAGTTTACAGAGTGGCGAATTACCAAACCCAAAG AGTTTATTGACGCACGTATCTCGTGCTACGAAGCaaacattaaacaaattagGAGTCTTTACCGTATCGTCGTTTCATGCTTTTATATGCGCACGAAGTCCTTCGTTGCTGAATAATCTACTAGCAGGACGAGGAGCTACCAAGAGAAGACCACCGTTACTATCGAGATCCAATAGTGGATCGAGTAGGAGATCCCTTCAAATATCGTCTAGAGATGATGAGAAAACCGTGAAGGTGTATGTGCCGGAAAATCAG ctGGTATCCGTCTTTGTGCGTGACGCTATGACAGTGGAGGAATTCCTTGCGAGTGCTTGCAACAGGAAAAACCTTAATCCGATGGAACATTTCGTTCGTGTAAAGAAACGACGCGACATGGAAGATCATAATTATTTCGTACCACATAGAACGGACATGATAGAAACTTAT tTGCACACTCATGAGATTGTTGAAGTTTGCGCGAAAATCTTATATCAAGTAGAGCTACAGAGGAATACTCTTGAACAAATGTGGGGCTTTTCGGTGGAAGCAGAATTAATTGAGAATTCTGATCGGCAGGATGAATTGTGTTGTTATGTTAGCAGGGTTGAAGATAAGAGCGTCGCAATGCAAAATG GAATCATTAAAGGAGATGAGATCATGGTAATTAACGGTGCAATAGTAAGCGATTTAGACATGATGTACTTGGAAAGTGTGTTGCAAGAAGAAGTTGGTCTATGTATGATGATGAGATCTTCACGAACTGAACCACCAGACCTTACAGGCATAATGAGAGTCACCGATGACATAATTGAGAGTTTGGTTTGTCCCCCACCACCTTCTGATCCACCGGTTATAAGCGAAGAAATGATTTCCGGTTTAATCGTTCCAGCCCCCGGATGGA GCAAAGAAAGTATCGCGCAGGAGTGTACGTCAGCAGCTCACATGGAAAATGGCAAACAAACATCTCGCACAAATTCATTCGAAATAGAAAACTTATTGAAAACCGCCGAACAAGTAACTGGTATCTGCCGATCACCTGGTGAAACAAGAAAATCTAGTCCCACTGGAAGTGTTGTTAGTTCTCATTCTCAAGCTATGACGCCGAGTCGGCAATTAAGCGATgctgagaaattgaaaaaagttaTTCTAGAATTAATTGAAACTGAACGTACTTATGTGAAG AACTTAAATAATTTGCTGGAGAACTACTTAGAACCCCTTAAACGCGAAACATTCTTATCGAATGCAGAGATAAACGCATTGTTTGGGAACATACAAGAGATTGTTACATTTCAACGacaatttctacaaaatcTTGATCATGCGATCGAGATGGAAGttgatttcaataatttcgaCCATCCTAGTCAATTTAAG gGTGTCCTGTTTTCTATTGGAAGTGCCTTCTTATATTACGTAAATCATTTCAAGTTGTACAGTTCGTTTTGTGCTAGCCACTCAAAAGCACAAAAGGTTTTACATCCAA atGAAGGAAACCAAGCTTTACAAGAGTTCCTGCAAGCGCGCAATCCAAGGCAGCAACACTCGTCGACTTTAGAATCATACTTGATAAAACCTATTCAACGAATACTGAAATATCCGTTGTTGTTACAACAGCTTCGAAACCTAACTGACGAACGAAGTGAAGAGCACCAGCACTTGATTG AAGCCTTAAAAGGAATGGAGAAAGTAGCAGAACACATCAATGAAATGCAAAGGATTCACGAAGAATACGGAGCTATCTTTGATCACTTGTTCAGGCAACATCAAAAGTCTTGCAAACAG CCGATCGACTTAAGTCCAGGAGATCTTTTATATTATGGAGGGGTCGAATGGCTCAATATTTCCGACTTTCTTGGTAAAATCAAGAAAGGGCTGGAACTGCACGCAATGTGTTTTGTGTTTAAGTCTGCTGTCGTATTCTTGTGTAAAGAAAGATTGAgacaaaagaagaaacttatg GGGGTATCCACCAAAGCGAATTCCAGTGAGGTAGAAATAATTCGCTATCAAGTATTAATTCCTGTAACGGAAGTACAAGTTAGAGCTAGTTCCGCCAAAGATATGGAATCTCATTTCCTGTGGGAATTGATCCACTTAAGAAGTCAATTACAGAGAAGATCGGAGAAAGTATACGTGCTTTCTAACAG CACAACAGAATTCAGAAATGCATTTTTGAGGACGATACGTCAAATTATTCGAGAATCGGTTCGAAATATGAGTATACCATCGACGAAACAGAACTTGAGCCAACCACCGATTACCATTTCACCACGAATGTCAACTGGACACGTTGAAAAGTTTGAGAAACAGTCGGCAAGCCAGGGACAAAATGGCAGTAACAGTAGCGCCGTAACTACCGGTACGCTATCGAAAAAAACGGTTAAATCGCAAATATTGCCAACTTCCcataacgtaaaacgaaaaTATAGCCAATCGAAGCAAACGGTAGAGCACGAAAGCTCCGAAGATAAAGATACCGAGGAGCCAGCAGGCGCAATCAATCAACAGCAAACAACATTTCGCTCCCGAAGCAAGACTATCAGCGATACATCCG GAGAGGTGAAAGTCGAGATGGATCCAGGAACAAAATCTGAAGGAGAAGAAGATTCGCAAGCTTTTTTAG CAGGAAGTACGGGTAGTCAGGCGAGACTGATCCAATCTTCTCATCAACCGGAAAATTATCAGCCGATCGCAGTCAAGGAACTTG GTTCGCCGATTTGGAAACCACGGGAATTACCCTCGCTAGGAGAGTCTACGACGTTGCCACGTAAGGGTAAGTCGGCCAGCGAGTTTGGGGATATAAGCTCATCTCATAGCGCCTCCCGAAAGTCTCTGATAGAAATCAATAATTGTGCTCAACAATCTAACTGTAATAACCacgtttaa
- the LOC132905824 gene encoding protein still life, isoforms C/SIF type 2 isoform X7, producing MVEPRWSIKCMNSTLNLLNPSSSYTDLKTLHKKHCRKYFCLCKRHIISVICINETRKLYWFNYKNVREKVNFGLGDGYYYKLLRIFNGALNTWAQHYIHGFSIARKEIMFKINGTAKKNMKLLKEGCYCHYHPHMTADACNADFLKKVVSFWAGEGFWGLREKLRGMTNYAKKMSDDDKMSLTTAVSDDDDGESVINSPYRGKQTGTAAASFNCTGAVRKAGFLSVKKWLLRKKHQIELARKRGWKGYWVCLKGTTLLFYPCDSQESRAMEAAPKHLIIVDGAIMQPIPEHPKRDYIFCLSTAFGDAYLFQAPCQVELENWVNSIHSACAAAFARHRGKTGTLHLLQEEIFRLEKAIESDHKLKHMADLQQSVVSDVETKQQINNQIVQWEENLERLHCEQFRLRCYMASLQSGELPNPKSLLTHVSRATKQTLNKLGVFTVSSFHAFICARSPSLLNNLLAGRGATKRRPPLLSRSNSGSSRRSLQISSRDDEKTVKVYVPENQLVSVFVRDAMTVEEFLASACNRKNLNPMEHFVRVKKRRDMEDHNYFVPHRTDMIETYLHTHEIVEVCAKILYQVELQRNTLEQMWGFSVEAELIENSDRQDELCCYVSRVEDKSVAMQNGIIKGDEIMVINGAIVSDLDMMYLESVLQEEVGLCMMMRSSRTEPPDLTGIMRVTDDIIESLVCPPPPSDPPVISEEMISGLIVPAPGWSKESIAQECTSAAHMENGKQTSRTNSFEIENLLKTAEQVTGICRSPGETRKSSPTGSVVSSHSQAMTPSRQLSDAEKLKKVILELIETERTYVKNLNNLLENYLEPLKRETFLSNAEINALFGNIQEIVTFQRQFLQNLDHAIEMEVDFNNFDHPSQFKGVLFSIGSAFLYYVNHFKLYSSFCASHSKAQKVLHPNEGNQALQEFLQARNPRQQHSSTLESYLIKPIQRILKYPLLLQQLRNLTDERSEEHQHLIEALKGMEKVAEHINEMQRIHEEYGAIFDHLFRQHQKSCKQPIDLSPGDLLYYGGVEWLNISDFLGKIKKGLELHAMCFVFKSAVVFLCKERLRQKKKLMGVSTKANSSEVEIIRYQVLIPVTEVQVRASSAKDMESHFLWELIHLRSQLQRRSEKVYVLSNSTTEFRNAFLRTIRQIIRESVRNMSIPSTKQNLSQPPITISPRMSTGHVEKFEKQSASQGQNGSNSSAVTTGTLSKKTVKSQILPTSHNVKRKYSQSKQTVEHESSEDKDTEEPAGAINQQQTTFRSRSKTISDTSGEVKVEMDPGTKSEGEEDSQAFLGEKKANLGRTPNHLTLSTTSTISAGSTGSQARLIQSSHQPENYQPIAVKELGSPIWKPRELPSLGESTTLPRKGKSASEFGDISSSHSASRKSLIEINNCAQQSNCNNHV from the exons ATGGTAGAACCGAGATGGTCGATCAAGTGCATGAATAGTACCTTGAATCTGTTGAATCCGAGCAGCAGCTACACAGATTTGAAAACACTTCACAAAAAACATTGCAGAAAGTACTTTTGCCTTTGCAAAAGGCACATCATCAGCGTAATATGTATCaatgaaacgagaaaattgTATTGGTTTAATTACAAGAACGTTCGAGAAAAAGTCAACTTTGGTCTCGGTGACGGTTACTACTACAAGTTGCTTAGGATCTTTAACGGTGCTTTGAACACTTGGGCTCAGCATTACATCCACGGTTTCAGCATTGCCCGCAAAGAGATCATGTTCAAGATAAACGGAACCgccaagaaaaatatgaaactccTGAAGGAAGGTTGCTACTGTCATTACCATCCGCATATGACAGCGGATGCTTGCAACGCCGACTTTCTAAAAAAAGTCGTAAGTTTTTGGGCTGGTGAAGGCTTTTGGGGATTACGCGAAAAGCTTCGCGGTATGACAAATTATGCTAAAAAG ATGTCAGACGATGATAAAATGTCGCTAACTACTGCCGTTAGCGATGACGACGATGGTGAAAGTGTCATAAATTCTCCATATCGAGGAAAACAGACTGGTACCGCTGCAGCTTCGTTCAATTGCACGGGAGCAGTTCGAAAAGCTGG atttttaaGCGTGAAAAAGTGGTTGTTACGAAAGAAGCATCAAATCGAGCTGGCGAGGAAGAGGGGTTGGAAAGGTTATTGGGTTTGCTTAAAGGGAACTACCCTTCTCTTCTATCCTTGTGATTCGCAAGAAAGTAGAGCCATGGAGGCAGCACCAAAACACTTGATTATAGTCGATGGTGCAATAATGCAACCAATTCCGGAACATCCAAAACGGGATTACATATTTTGCTTGAGCACCGCATTCGGCGATGCTTATTTATTTCAG GCGCCATGTCAAGTGGAACTCGAAAACTGGGTGAACAGCATACATTCAGCATGTGCCGCTGCGTTTGCACGTCATCGTGGTAAAACCGGAACCCTTCATTTATTgcaagaagaaatatttcgctTAGAGAAAGCGATAGAATCG GATCATAAACTAAAACACATGGCAGATCTTCAGCAATCTGTTGTATCCGATGTAGAAACAAAACAGCAGATTAATAATCAAATTGTTCAATGGGAAGAAAATTTGGAGCGACTTCATTGCGAGCAATTTCGACTAAGATGCTATATGGCGAGTTTACAGAGTGGCGAATTACCAAACCCAAAG AGTTTATTGACGCACGTATCTCGTGCTACGAAGCaaacattaaacaaattagGAGTCTTTACCGTATCGTCGTTTCATGCTTTTATATGCGCACGAAGTCCTTCGTTGCTGAATAATCTACTAGCAGGACGAGGAGCTACCAAGAGAAGACCACCGTTACTATCGAGATCCAATAGTGGATCGAGTAGGAGATCCCTTCAAATATCGTCTAGAGATGATGAGAAAACCGTGAAGGTGTATGTGCCGGAAAATCAG ctGGTATCCGTCTTTGTGCGTGACGCTATGACAGTGGAGGAATTCCTTGCGAGTGCTTGCAACAGGAAAAACCTTAATCCGATGGAACATTTCGTTCGTGTAAAGAAACGACGCGACATGGAAGATCATAATTATTTCGTACCACATAGAACGGACATGATAGAAACTTAT tTGCACACTCATGAGATTGTTGAAGTTTGCGCGAAAATCTTATATCAAGTAGAGCTACAGAGGAATACTCTTGAACAAATGTGGGGCTTTTCGGTGGAAGCAGAATTAATTGAGAATTCTGATCGGCAGGATGAATTGTGTTGTTATGTTAGCAGGGTTGAAGATAAGAGCGTCGCAATGCAAAATG GAATCATTAAAGGAGATGAGATCATGGTAATTAACGGTGCAATAGTAAGCGATTTAGACATGATGTACTTGGAAAGTGTGTTGCAAGAAGAAGTTGGTCTATGTATGATGATGAGATCTTCACGAACTGAACCACCAGACCTTACAGGCATAATGAGAGTCACCGATGACATAATTGAGAGTTTGGTTTGTCCCCCACCACCTTCTGATCCACCGGTTATAAGCGAAGAAATGATTTCCGGTTTAATCGTTCCAGCCCCCGGATGGA GCAAAGAAAGTATCGCGCAGGAGTGTACGTCAGCAGCTCACATGGAAAATGGCAAACAAACATCTCGCACAAATTCATTCGAAATAGAAAACTTATTGAAAACCGCCGAACAAGTAACTGGTATCTGCCGATCACCTGGTGAAACAAGAAAATCTAGTCCCACTGGAAGTGTTGTTAGTTCTCATTCTCAAGCTATGACGCCGAGTCGGCAATTAAGCGATgctgagaaattgaaaaaagttaTTCTAGAATTAATTGAAACTGAACGTACTTATGTGAAG AACTTAAATAATTTGCTGGAGAACTACTTAGAACCCCTTAAACGCGAAACATTCTTATCGAATGCAGAGATAAACGCATTGTTTGGGAACATACAAGAGATTGTTACATTTCAACGacaatttctacaaaatcTTGATCATGCGATCGAGATGGAAGttgatttcaataatttcgaCCATCCTAGTCAATTTAAG gGTGTCCTGTTTTCTATTGGAAGTGCCTTCTTATATTACGTAAATCATTTCAAGTTGTACAGTTCGTTTTGTGCTAGCCACTCAAAAGCACAAAAGGTTTTACATCCAA atGAAGGAAACCAAGCTTTACAAGAGTTCCTGCAAGCGCGCAATCCAAGGCAGCAACACTCGTCGACTTTAGAATCATACTTGATAAAACCTATTCAACGAATACTGAAATATCCGTTGTTGTTACAACAGCTTCGAAACCTAACTGACGAACGAAGTGAAGAGCACCAGCACTTGATTG AAGCCTTAAAAGGAATGGAGAAAGTAGCAGAACACATCAATGAAATGCAAAGGATTCACGAAGAATACGGAGCTATCTTTGATCACTTGTTCAGGCAACATCAAAAGTCTTGCAAACAG CCGATCGACTTAAGTCCAGGAGATCTTTTATATTATGGAGGGGTCGAATGGCTCAATATTTCCGACTTTCTTGGTAAAATCAAGAAAGGGCTGGAACTGCACGCAATGTGTTTTGTGTTTAAGTCTGCTGTCGTATTCTTGTGTAAAGAAAGATTGAgacaaaagaagaaacttatg GGGGTATCCACCAAAGCGAATTCCAGTGAGGTAGAAATAATTCGCTATCAAGTATTAATTCCTGTAACGGAAGTACAAGTTAGAGCTAGTTCCGCCAAAGATATGGAATCTCATTTCCTGTGGGAATTGATCCACTTAAGAAGTCAATTACAGAGAAGATCGGAGAAAGTATACGTGCTTTCTAACAG CACAACAGAATTCAGAAATGCATTTTTGAGGACGATACGTCAAATTATTCGAGAATCGGTTCGAAATATGAGTATACCATCGACGAAACAGAACTTGAGCCAACCACCGATTACCATTTCACCACGAATGTCAACTGGACACGTTGAAAAGTTTGAGAAACAGTCGGCAAGCCAGGGACAAAATGGCAGTAACAGTAGCGCCGTAACTACCGGTACGCTATCGAAAAAAACGGTTAAATCGCAAATATTGCCAACTTCCcataacgtaaaacgaaaaTATAGCCAATCGAAGCAAACGGTAGAGCACGAAAGCTCCGAAGATAAAGATACCGAGGAGCCAGCAGGCGCAATCAATCAACAGCAAACAACATTTCGCTCCCGAAGCAAGACTATCAGCGATACATCCG GAGAGGTGAAAGTCGAGATGGATCCAGGAACAAAATCTGAAGGAGAAGAAGATTCGCAAGCTTTTTTAGGTGAGAAGAAGGCGAATTTGGGCCGCACACCGAATCATTTGACTTTGAGcaccacttcaacaatttcAGCAGGAAGTACGGGTAGTCAGGCGAGACTGATCCAATCTTCTCATCAACCGGAAAATTATCAGCCGATCGCAGTCAAGGAACTTG GTTCGCCGATTTGGAAACCACGGGAATTACCCTCGCTAGGAGAGTCTACGACGTTGCCACGTAAGGGTAAGTCGGCCAGCGAGTTTGGGGATATAAGCTCATCTCATAGCGCCTCCCGAAAGTCTCTGATAGAAATCAATAATTGTGCTCAACAATCTAACTGTAATAACCacgtttaa